The segment CAAAGGAAGCAGTTGACCAACGATCTCGGGCGCGTTCGTCGCGTAGGTGAGCAGCAGCGACTGCGCGCCGGGCGTGAAGTTCGACGTCTGCGCGCGACCTGGGGGCGGGCCTGGTTCGAGGCGTTCGCGCGGGAGCGTAATGGGGCTCGTCGTGAGCTGAGTCGGATTGAAGAACCGCATGTGGCGCGCTTGCGGCCGCATGCTGGGATCTTCGTTCATTCCGCGGAAGATCTGCTTGGTCTCATCCGGCGACAAACCCGACGGCACGTCGAACATGATCTGCTGACGCATCGGACGAGCGCGCGGTTTGTATCCAGGCTCGGGAACGCGGCACGTCCACATTTCCCAAAGCGTCAACACCATCGCGTAGACATCGTCGAGGTCGCTTGCGCCACCGTTTCGAAGACGCTCGGGCGACATGTAGTTCGGCGTTCCGCCATCGGGCGGAGCACCGGGACGACGCGCGGACGTACGAGCACGTTCCTGCGCGAAGCCGAAGTCCAGGATCACGGCGCGCCCTTCGCTGACCATGACGTTGCCCGGTTTGAGATCGCCATGCACGAGGTTCTGGGCATGAATCGCGGCGAGGCCACTACACACCTCGAACGCGATCTTGCGGAACTCGTCGGCGCTGTAGCCACCCTGTGCTTTCTTCTTTCGAATGTGCGTGTGCAGGGTTTGTCCAGGGATTTTCTCCATCACGAGGATGGGACCCCAAGGGCTCGGCGCGAGATCGTGCACGCGGCAAACATTTGGATGGCTGACCGATCGCGCGAGGAGTAGCTCCTGACGAAGCGCTTCGTCATCGCCGGGCATGCGCGACTCTTCGCGAACGACCTTCAGCGCGACCTCTTGCTGCGTCGACCGGTCGAAGGCGAGGAAGACCTCGCCCATGCCACCCTTGCCGAGGCTTTGTCGGATTTCGTAACGATCGTTGACAATCGTTCCGGGAGTGATCGGGGGGGGAGGAGTTCTTGTGGTCACGACGAGGAATGGTCGACCGACTCGTTACCGAAAGGGCCCCGAGTGCAGTGCTGGTTTGGCACAAGCGTCGTCCACTTTCGAGACGAGCGCAACGAGGTCTTTTCATGATCGACCCCTCCAAGGCAAACGATTGCTGTTGCCCCGAGAGATTTTAGCTACTGCCGGGATACTTCCTCACACATTCACCTCATGTCCCAACCTCGTTCTCCACCTATGCCAACCCCAAACGTAGTGAGTCATGCATCGACGTCATGAGGCCTTGACGGCACGCTCGGTCACAGCCTACGGCCATTCATGGGTGCCGGTGTGACGCCCGCAGCGGAAAACATCATGAAGCACACATCGAACACTTTGGAACGCGGCTTTGTACTCGGGTTTGTCATGGCCACTTGCGCGAGCGTAGCCGTGCTCGGATGCGGACCCGACGACAACGGAGGCACGACCAGCTCGAGCTCCAGCGGCAGCGGAGGTGGGGGTGGAGGGGGCGCGGGCAGTTGTCTCGACCCGTCGACACACGCAGATGTTTTGAGCATCAACGATTCGGGGTTCTGCGTCGTCGCCGCGTTCGACGCGGAATATGATCCCAACCATTTCATTGGGAACATCACGTGGGGGCGTCACGGGGGACTTTTGTTCACCCGCGCTGGCATGAACGGGCTCATCACCACGACTCGGTTTTTCGCTGCGCCCTCGGCCACGACGGGCAAACTCACAGGTGACTCGCTCGACATCCAAGTAGGACTCCCGAACGGGAGCTTCTTCGGCGGCTCGGCACTTGATCTGCCCTTCTTCAATTGGACGCTCGTCAGCTACACCAATCCTGATCCGTTGGTCACCGGCGAGATCATTCTGATCCAAGGCACCAGCGTCGTGCTGCGCTACCCCATCAACGGGTTTTACTCGGCCGCTGCCGTGGGTGGAGGCATGGATCCACTTGGACGGCTCGTTTACTCGGGTTTGTCCCCGATCTTCAAGAACGCGACGAGCACGAACGCGCTTTATGCTGCCGATGCATGCGGCGCCATCGGCAACATGCCGCGCCTCGTTTCCGACGGCGACATGACGTGCAAAGATTCGTTTGCGATCGAAACATTTGGATCGGGATCGGGTCCCGTCGCAGCCGATCTGGCGGGCAACGTGTTCACCGTCATGCTGGGCGACATGGGACAAGAAGCACGCGGCTACGCGGCCGACATGGTCAAGCGTGGGACCGATGCAGCCATGGGCACGTCCCTCTTCACGATTCCAGGCTTCGGCGGAAGCCTCGCCGCCGTCGCCCCCGATGACACCGGTAGTGGCGTAGTCGTCTTCCAGCCGTCGGACCCGACGACGTTCGAGTGGCTCGACGCCGTCGCACAGCGATACGCGATCGAGGGTGGCAAGGTCGTGGCTCAAGGCACCGTTGGACCGTTCATGACGAGTCCGACCAAGAACACGCAGTTCAACTTCACGACCGACGACCAAGGCCGCATCTGGATCGCCATCAAGCGATCCTCGGACTACGCCGTGCTCGTCGTGGCCCGAAAAGCGTGACGTCCTCCTGCTGCAAGGCCGCCATTGGATCGTCGACCGTCGCGGCGTTGGGGTGCTCGTCGCCGAGCGCCTGTCCTGAGATCCGCGACTGCATCGTGATCTGCCTGCCCTGATTCCGGTCCCGCCGCGGTAACGAAGGGGCCGCGTCCCCTGCCCCTTCGCCCGGACGAACCTCGATCCGGAAACAAATCGCCGCGGATCCACGAAATCTCTGTTCAGGTTAATTGACACCCGCGCGCTCGATCGGCAGACTTTTTGTCGAGCTTCGAGCACACCTTGGTGGGGGCCGATGCTCGTAGCGCGTTCCGAATCCGATCGGTCAGGTTCCCATATGTCCGAAATGGCCGAAAATCAGCCCGAAGCGATCGAAGAGCCGAAGGGCGGCGCCAATCAGCCCGATCCCCTCATCGGCAAGACGGTCGATGGTCGGTTCAAGATCATTGGCGTCATCGCTCGCGGAGGGATGGGGAAAGTTTATCGCGCCGAACAAGCGCCCCTCGGCCGCATTTGCGCGCTCAAAGTTTTGAGCCCCAAGTACGAAGGCGATCGCGATCCCGAGTTCCACAAGCGCTTCTTCCTCGAAGCTTCGATCGCCGCAAAGCTCACCCACCCGAACACGGTGACCGTGTTCGACTACGGGCAAAGCGACGAAATTTATTACATCGCGATGGAGTTCGTCGACGGCAAGACGCTCCATCGTGTGCTTCGTCAGGAAGGACCGTTCAGCGAAGCGCGCACGTGTCACATCGCCCGGCAGATATGTCGTTCGCTTCGCGAAGCGCACGGCATGGGCGTCGTGCATCGCGATCTCAAGCCCGGCAACGTGCTGCTCGCGCAGCACGGCGACGAAGGCGACAACGTCAAAGTGCTCGACTTCGGCCTCGTCAAAGACGTGACGGGTGAAGCCGAAGAGCTCACGCAACAAGGGCTGTTCATGGGTTCGCCCAAGTACATGGCCCCGGAGCAAATCGTTGGAGCCGACGTATCGGCACGCACCGACATCTACTCGCTCGGCGTCATGCTCTACGAGATGCTTTGCGGCAAAGTCCCTTTCGACAAAGGCCCCGGCGTCGGAACGCTCATGTCGCACGTGAACGATCCGCCGCCGCCGATGGAGCAATACAATCCAAACCTCGCCATCTCGGAAGAGATGGCATCCATCGTGTACAAGTGCCTCGAGAAGGATCCGCAAAACCGTTTCGGCAGCATGGATGAGCTGCTCGGCGCACTGAAACGTTGCGGAGGTGGCGCAGACGAGCTCGGCATGACGGGCGCGTACACGTCGGGTGGGTATCCGTCACGGCGTCCACCGAGCGTCGATGGGGATTCGCTGCCACCTGGACGGCGTCCATCGGGCATTCCTTCGGCGAACGACAGCGGGCCTTCCGCGTCTTTGTCGCTTTCCGGCTCTCGCCCCGCGGCCCTTGGGTTCAGCGGTCCAAACACGATCACCGACCCGCTCGCCGGGTCGCAGTCGATCGTCATGGCTCCTCCGCCTGCGGACAAGAAACGATTTTTCCTGATCGTCGGAGTCCTCGTTCTGGGTTTCGCAGGCGTGATCTTCACGCTCAATCAATCGCGCGGACCTACGGGCGAAAATCCAACGCCCACGCCGCCTCCGCCCACGCCATCCGTCGCGCCGGTCGTCAAGAGCGCCGCGCCCACCACACCCGCCAAAGTCGTGGATCGCGTGGTGCACATCGAGACGGATCCCGCAGGCGCGACAGTCTCCGTGAAAGACGGCCAAAATCTTTGCGAAAGCACGCCGTGCGAGGTTCCGTTCCACGGCGCCGAAGCAGCCGCCGACAAGATCCACAAGCTCACCGTGTCGAAGAAGGGCTACAAGTCGAAGGACATCAAGGTCTCGCCCGTCGACGACAAGGTCAAAGTCACCCTCGATGCCGTCGTGGTCCGCACCGCCCCTGCAAACACCGCGAAAACGACGACGCCCGGGTGGGCTCCCGATCCTTATAAGTAGCCGCACTCATCGATCCGCGTCGTCCCGTCGCAATTGACGAGCAGCCACGACACACGCTCGTGTAGAGTGGGGTTTGCCCGAGGAAATTGCCATGTCGTCGCATTCACTCGCGCGTCGCGACGCGCCCTCCATGCTTACCTCGCTACGCCGCTCGCTTGCCCGTTCACTCACGGCACTTGCGCTCGTCGGCGTCACACTCACCGCGTCTCAGCCAGCCTTCGCCGACGCACGTACCGAAGCCAGGCGGCACTTCAAGACAGGCATGGAACTGCTCAACAAGGGCAAGTTCCTCGAAGGTGCCAAGGAGCTCGAGCTGGCCCAGGAGATCCTTCCGCACCCAAACGTTCAATTCAACATCGCGCGCGCCTACGCCGAAGCCGGTCAACTCGAGAGAGCCATCGAGGAGTACAAGAAGTACCTCGCTGGTGACCCTGCCGATCGCGGCGGCGCCGCGCGCATCATCAAGCTGCTCGAAGACAAACTCGCGCTCAAGCGTGTCGAGCAAGCCAAAGCCGGCGGCACGGGCAAACCTGGTGATGACAAACCCGCTGACGGAAAACCGGGTGACGACAAACCCGCCGACGGAAAACCTGGTGATGGAAAACCAGGCGATGGAAAGCCAGGCGATGGAACACCTGGCGACGGAAAACCGGGCGATGGGAAACCCGGCGACGGGAAGCCCGGCGACGGGAAACCGGGCGACGGGAAACCTGGCGACGACAAACCCACGGATGGGAAACCTGGCGACGGAAAACCTGGTGATGGAAAACCAGGCGATGACAAAATAGGTGGGGACAGCGTCACGAACATCGTCGGCGCAGCGCGCGACGAGGACGTCTATCGCGAGACCGTCATCACCGCTTCCCGCGGCGCGCAAAGCCCGCTCGATTCGCCCAATTCGACCACCATCATCACGCGACAAGACATCCGTTTGTCCGGTATCACGCGCATCCCCGAGCTTCTGCGCCGTGTGCCTGGAATGGACGTCATGCAAATCACGGGTGGTGACACGAACGTATCGATGCGCGGATTCAATAGCCGCCTATCGAACAAGCTCCTGGTCCTCATCAACGGCCAGCGTCCTGCCTACAACGACATTCTCGGTTCGACCTTCTGGGAAACGCTCAGCATCGACGTCGATCAGATCGAACGCATCGAGGTCGTGCGAGGTCCCGGCTCCGCGCTCTACGGCGCCAACGCGTTCGCCGCGGTCGTCAACATCATCACGATTGCGCCTGGTGAAGGCCGCACGGGCTTTCGCCTCGGCGTTGGTGACCAAGGCGCGGGCTACGGCTCTGCGTGGGCATCGGGACGCGATGGCGACTTCGGGTATCGCGCATCCGTTGGGTACACGCGGCATCCGCGATGGACGCGCGAAGTGGGTGACGGCCGCGTAGACATCACGACATTCGACAGGACGCAGAACCTCGGCGCAGAAAACCTACGCGTCGACATCCGTTTGGCGCAGCGTCTCAAGGGCAACCGCGAATTTCAAATTGGCGGCGGGTTTGCCCGCTCGGACTTGGATGTCTACGGCATCGGTCCGTTCAACGACTACCGCGCCAAGTTCGACACATCCGACGTGACGGCGATGTTCCGCGGCGAAAACTTCAGCGCCCGCGTTTACTACGCACGCTTCGCAGCCACGACCAGCGCCAACCACGACTACCACGGCCACACGCTCTTCCCGAGCGTCGCGAACCAAAACAGCGTGGATGCCGAGGTGCAGTTCTACAAGGACTTCACGTGGCCCAAGAACGTCGACCACAGCATTCGCGCCGGCGCCGCATACAGGCTGAAAGTCATTGATTGGACGTACCTGTCGCGCAACACGCCCGTCGAGAACTGGGGCTCGGCCTTCCTTCAAGACGCGATCCACTTCGGCAGCCGCGTGCAGCTCGTGCTCTCGGGCCGCGCCGACTACGTCCCCTACCTGAACGACGTCGTCGCTTCACCACGTGGCTCGCTCATCATCAAGCCAACCGATACGCAATCGATCCGCTTGAGCGGCTCGACCGCGTTCCGTAACACGACGTTTCTCGAGTCGTACCTCGATCTGCCCATCCAGCTTCAGGTTCCGGGTGTCGAGCTCATTTCGTCGTCACTGCGTCGCGAAGATCCGGAGTTCAAAGTTCGACCCGAGAGCATCATCACGGCAGAGGCGAGCTACCTGAACCAGTCGAGCGATCGTTTCGAGTTCGAAGTAACTGCGTACTACAACCGCATCGACGACCTCATTCGTCTCGCAGGGGAACGTCCCCTTTCGCTCGCGAACCGTGCCGAAGGGCTTGGTGGACTCAATCCCGAAACAGGCCGCTACACCGTTGCTTTCGGCGGATGGCAGAACAGATGCGACATCCTGCACGTCGTTGGTGGCGAGGTCGGTACTCGTGTCTACCCCGTCGAGGGTCTCGACATCTTCGCCAACTACGCACTCAACATCACGAACCAGGAATTGCCCGCCGGATGTACCGAGGTTGGTGATCAACGCACGAGCAGGCACAAGATCAATGCTGGCATCCAGCTCCGCACGAAGGCTCGCGTCGATGGCGAAATCAGCTTCCACTATCAATCGGCGCAGCAGTGGGGCGAGCAGGTCGCGACGCTTTCGGGCGTCAGGATTCTGCCGTTCGATTTGCCTGCCTACTTCCTCTTGAATGGCCGCGTCGGCTATCGCTTCCCGATCGCGAGCACGATGGGCGAAGTGTCGCTCGTCGTCTTCAATGCGCTCGCGGGAGTTTTCGAAGACGCACCGGCGCAGCAGCATCCCTTCGGCAACCAGGTTGGCCGCCGAGTCATGGGCTACTTCAGCCATTCCCTCTGAGCGTCACGAACGCTTCGAAGCATCGTCGATCGCGACGACGAGCGCTTGGTCTTCACCCGGAAGAATCGTGCGCACGTCGAACAAGAGGCGACCTTCTTGCACGCGCGGCAGGACTGGCACCGCGCCTGTCCGCAAGCAGTGCGCGAGATGTTCCGGGCGCGGATGATCCAAGACGAGTCCCCACGATTCGAGCGGTTCTTCCGCGCATGAACCACCTCCCACCGCGCTGTGCAGCTCGACGACGGATGCTGCGATGCCACGGCGCTGCAAGTCGTCTCGGATGCGCTCGGCTCGTTCACGAATTGCGTGCGTTGGTGCTCGAAGGGCCGCGAGCGCTGGAATCGCATCGAGGTCACCTTCGAGGTAACAAGCGAGCGTTGCTTCGAGCGCGACGAGCGGCAGGCGGCCGAGGCGAAGTGCGCGAGCGAGCGGGTCGCGACGACATCGCTCCACGAGGTCGCGCTTGCCGACGATTGCGCCACCTTGGGGCCCCCCGAGAACCTTGTCGGTGCTGAAACAAACGACGTCCGAACCCCTCGAAATCGAACTTTTGACCGTAGGTTCATGCGACAAACCGAGCGGTTCGAGATCGACGAGGGCACCACCTCCGAGGTCTTCGAACAGCAAGACGCGTTTGTCTTTCGCGAACTTCGCCAGCTCCTCGTGATCGGGTCGTTCGACGAAGCCAACTTGTCTGAAGTTGCCTTGATGCACGCGAAGAATCGCCACGGCATCGGGCGCTTCGTCGAGCGCTCGAGCGTAGTCCGAGATGCGCGTCTTGTTTGTCGTGCCAACCTCCACGAGGCGCGCGCCGGAGCGGGCCATCACGTCGGGCACACGAAACCCGCCGCCAATTTCCACGAGCTCGCCACGCGAAACGATCACGGATCGACCTGCGGCAAGCGTTCCGAGCATCAGCAGCACGGCGGCCGCGTTGTTGTTCACCACGAGCGCCGCTTCGGCTCCCGTCAATGCTCGCAAAGCATCTTCGGCGAACGCACCTCGCCGGCCACGCTTGCCCGTCTCGAGATCGATTTCGATCGAGGTGTACCCAGCAGCGGATGTCGTCAGAGCATTGACGGCACGTGTACCCAGAGGCGCTCGCCCGAGGTTCGTGTGCAGCACGACGCCCGTTGCATTGATCACTCGTTCAGCACGCGACCGCAGCAAGCGCATCGCGCGCGTGGCGAC is part of the Polyangiaceae bacterium genome and harbors:
- a CDS encoding protein kinase; this encodes MTTRTPPPPITPGTIVNDRYEIRQSLGKGGMGEVFLAFDRSTQQEVALKVVREESRMPGDDEALRQELLLARSVSHPNVCRVHDLAPSPWGPILVMEKIPGQTLHTHIRKKKAQGGYSADEFRKIAFEVCSGLAAIHAQNLVHGDLKPGNVMVSEGRAVILDFGFAQERARTSARRPGAPPDGGTPNYMSPERLRNGGASDLDDVYAMVLTLWEMWTCRVPEPGYKPRARPMRQQIMFDVPSGLSPDETKQIFRGMNEDPSMRPQARHMRFFNPTQLTTSPITLPRERLEPGPPPGRAQTSNFTPGAQSLLLTYATNAPEIVGQLLPLDKPVLNLGRRADQDLVMPEATVSGQHALLRCNGGSWTVEDLGSTNGSYSEYGFERKNQITFMHGGEIQVGECRLKLVSFAPESPAHKRARQYLAKRDGLTGLLVREHLMKAIDEDGLFAEWAEVSLQVARYELRGPNRQVSERPTILEMLALRKAAQRVVDLTEMLMLSLTPVVAGRTGPLKFVVSMVGHSLEESRHVVEQVLSQVQGTLPESLELSATIVKGEPGRPAHTLLD
- a CDS encoding serine/threonine protein kinase, translated to MAENQPEAIEEPKGGANQPDPLIGKTVDGRFKIIGVIARGGMGKVYRAEQAPLGRICALKVLSPKYEGDRDPEFHKRFFLEASIAAKLTHPNTVTVFDYGQSDEIYYIAMEFVDGKTLHRVLRQEGPFSEARTCHIARQICRSLREAHGMGVVHRDLKPGNVLLAQHGDEGDNVKVLDFGLVKDVTGEAEELTQQGLFMGSPKYMAPEQIVGADVSARTDIYSLGVMLYEMLCGKVPFDKGPGVGTLMSHVNDPPPPMEQYNPNLAISEEMASIVYKCLEKDPQNRFGSMDELLGALKRCGGGADELGMTGAYTSGGYPSRRPPSVDGDSLPPGRRPSGIPSANDSGPSASLSLSGSRPAALGFSGPNTITDPLAGSQSIVMAPPPADKKRFFLIVGVLVLGFAGVIFTLNQSRGPTGENPTPTPPPPTPSVAPVVKSAAPTTPAKVVDRVVHIETDPAGATVSVKDGQNLCESTPCEVPFHGAEAAADKIHKLTVSKKGYKSKDIKVSPVDDKVKVTLDAVVVRTAPANTAKTTTPGWAPDPYK
- a CDS encoding TonB-dependent receptor gives rise to the protein MGGDSVTNIVGAARDEDVYRETVITASRGAQSPLDSPNSTTIITRQDIRLSGITRIPELLRRVPGMDVMQITGGDTNVSMRGFNSRLSNKLLVLINGQRPAYNDILGSTFWETLSIDVDQIERIEVVRGPGSALYGANAFAAVVNIITIAPGEGRTGFRLGVGDQGAGYGSAWASGRDGDFGYRASVGYTRHPRWTREVGDGRVDITTFDRTQNLGAENLRVDIRLAQRLKGNREFQIGGGFARSDLDVYGIGPFNDYRAKFDTSDVTAMFRGENFSARVYYARFAATTSANHDYHGHTLFPSVANQNSVDAEVQFYKDFTWPKNVDHSIRAGAAYRLKVIDWTYLSRNTPVENWGSAFLQDAIHFGSRVQLVLSGRADYVPYLNDVVASPRGSLIIKPTDTQSIRLSGSTAFRNTTFLESYLDLPIQLQVPGVELISSSLRREDPEFKVRPESIITAEASYLNQSSDRFEFEVTAYYNRIDDLIRLAGERPLSLANRAEGLGGLNPETGRYTVAFGGWQNRCDILHVVGGEVGTRVYPVEGLDIFANYALNITNQELPAGCTEVGDQRTSRHKINAGIQLRTKARVDGEISFHYQSAQQWGEQVATLSGVRILPFDLPAYFLLNGRVGYRFPIASTMGEVSLVVFNALAGVFEDAPAQQHPFGNQVGRRVMGYFSHSL
- a CDS encoding L-seryl-tRNA(Sec) selenium transferase; translated protein: MGTDHRRGLPRVDHVVGHPSLADACKQLGQHAVTRLAREAIQTARQSLREGAQPPSVDDVASDVATRAMRLLRSRAERVINATGVVLHTNLGRAPLGTRAVNALTTSAAGYTSIEIDLETGKRGRRGAFAEDALRALTGAEAALVVNNNAAAVLLMLGTLAAGRSVIVSRGELVEIGGGFRVPDVMARSGARLVEVGTTNKTRISDYARALDEAPDAVAILRVHQGNFRQVGFVERPDHEELAKFAKDKRVLLFEDLGGGALVDLEPLGLSHEPTVKSSISRGSDVVCFSTDKVLGGPQGGAIVGKRDLVERCRRDPLARALRLGRLPLVALEATLACYLEGDLDAIPALAALRAPTHAIRERAERIRDDLQRRGIAASVVELHSAVGGGSCAEEPLESWGLVLDHPRPEHLAHCLRTGAVPVLPRVQEGRLLFDVRTILPGEDQALVVAIDDASKRS